In the genome of Acidovorax sp. 69, the window GGGCCTGGGCAATCTGGACCTGGGCGGCTTTGGCTACCAGTTCAGCGCGCAAAACCACCATGGTTCCAACTACGTGGACATTGCCGTGGTGGGCTCGGGCGGGGTGTTCCGGCAATAGCCCGTTGCCACAGGCGGGGGCTGCGGCCTGTGCCCAGCAGCGACAATGGCGGCCCTGCCATCGCCCCGCCCTTCCCACCGTGTCGCCCCTCCCGTCTCCTTCCTCCTTCGACGTTGTCATCATTGGCGCCGGTGCCGCCGGCCTGTTCTGCGCGGGCCAGGCGGGCCAGCGGGGCCTGAAGGTGCTGCTTATCGACCACGCCGATAAGGTGGCGGAAAAAATCCGCATCTCGGGCGGGGGGCGCTGCAACTTCACCAACCGCGACCTCGACCCCGCCGCGCCCCACAAGCATTTTGTGGGGCAGAACCCGCAGTTTTGCCGTTCGGCGCTGTCGCGCTACACCCCGGCGGACTTCATCGCCCTGGTGCAAAAACACGGCATTGCCTTTCACGAAAAGCACAAGGGCCAGTTGTTTGCCGACCGCTCGGCAGAAGACATCATCGCCATGCTGCTGGCCGAGTGCGAAGCCGGCGGCGTGACCCACTGGCAACCCTGTGGCGTTAAAAAAGTAAGCTTTTCAGCCCCAAGCGCAGGTGGATCATGCCAGGGCAGCTATCAAATTGATACTGATCGCGGGCCGGTAACGGCAGACTCGCTGGTGATCGCTACCGGAGGACTGTCGATCCCCAAGATTGGCGCCACCGATTTTGGCTACCGGCTGGCACAGCAGTTCAACATTCCACTCATCGAGCGCCGCCCGGGCCTGGTGCCGCTGACCTTTGACGGAGTGGGCTGGGCCCCCTACGCGCAGTTGTCGGGTCTGGCGCTTCCGGTGCAGATCAGCACCGGCGCCAAGAAGTCGCGCATGGCCTTTGACGAAGACCTGCTGTTCACGCACCGGGGCCTGTCCGGACCAGCGGTGTTGCAGATCTCCAGCTACTGGCAGGAGGG includes:
- a CDS encoding NAD(P)/FAD-dependent oxidoreductase gives rise to the protein MSPLPSPSSFDVVIIGAGAAGLFCAGQAGQRGLKVLLIDHADKVAEKIRISGGGRCNFTNRDLDPAAPHKHFVGQNPQFCRSALSRYTPADFIALVQKHGIAFHEKHKGQLFADRSAEDIIAMLLAECEAGGVTHWQPCGVKKVSFSAPSAGGSCQGSYQIDTDRGPVTADSLVIATGGLSIPKIGATDFGYRLAQQFNIPLIERRPGLVPLTFDGVGWAPYAQLSGLALPVQISTGAKKSRMAFDEDLLFTHRGLSGPAVLQISSYWQEGTPLAINLAPTVDLPAALAQGKMRSRKLIANEIATLVPGRLADAWAQREADWQRPINEASDKALARLAEQLARWELTPTGTEGYKKAEVTLGGVDTRALSQQTMECKAQPGLYFIGEVVDVTGWLGGYNFQWAWASAHACALALAQAGSAG